The following is a genomic window from Prunus persica cultivar Lovell chromosome G7, Prunus_persica_NCBIv2, whole genome shotgun sequence.
AGTCACTGACATGTTATTTTCTCTTATACACAGTGGACCAGGTACAGCTAGATCGTgctaaaaagtcaacaaagtCCTCCATTCTTATGAATTTGGAATCCAGAGTATGTAAACAATCAGTGAATTTCGTAACAATAAATTCATACTTGATTTATACTTCTAGGATCTGTGTATCTTGGTGTcgagatttttataaatgttattttatttgcttACTTTTGATTTGCATTCTGTAGATGGTTGTTGCAGATGATCTTGGGAGGCAAATTCTGACGTACAATGACTGGTATGGCCTTTCTCATGCCCATACATGTTTGTGATGAACTTTGTGTCAGATGTGAACGTTGCTTCTCTGATGAAATGATTGTCATGTCACTACTCACTactcttctccctctcataCACGCACATTTTCACATGGATTCGATACCATTTGCTGCTTATATGTTTTATACTGTGCATACACTGCTTGAAAGAAGTCTGCTTCTGGTATTCTCTTCATGGAAATATATTGTATTGTTAGGAAACTGAGCCAACTCTTGAAGGCTGTGGATGAGGTTTCTTTGGGGGATATTGCTTCAATTGGCCAAAAGCTTTTATCTTCCCCTCTTACAATGGCATCATATGGAGATGGTATGTACGCAGCTTAGTGacaattctctgtttttggcTCACAAGTATCCTTCAGCTATAATGCCGTTTTGTTTCACAATCTTGTTTTGCAGTTACTAAAGTCCCAAGCTATGACTCAGTCAGCAAAAAGTTCCATTTAAAATGAGTTGTTTTCATACACCGAACTGGGTAGTAACCTGATTCGTAGTATTTTGACGTATGCATTTACAGAGCTCCTATACAAGAATTTCAGATAAGCGATGAAACTTTGTACATTGATGTCAACCAATAAATTGATGATTCTGGACAATAAATTGATGATTCTGGACAAGCAGCATTTTGATACGTACggcttatatataaattttgttggtaGAGTTTGTGAGGCAGTGAGTTGCAGTGCCATGTATGATCTGtcgtatatatatttttacctTGATTTACCCGATAACCCGACGCAATTCAAGCTATTGTGATTAGTATTAtaatcattattattaatgtTGTATTTAGTGGTGGTGGCTTTGCCAGTTCTATATTGATTTGAACAAAACTGAGTGAGAGATGTTAGATATAACTTGCAAGGATAATGGAAAGTCAAAGTGCAAAAAttggtgaagaagaggaagcaatGTTAGATAGTAGATAAACCTAACATCACTTCTGCTCTTCCTCTCCCAAAGCATTTTAGAGTCGTACCAAACTAAAATGACAAAACTTGCACGTACATGCTCTATCCTTGTCTTCTATAATCTCAACGttcttctcatttttatttttatttttatttttatttttttggccaacctggaaaaggaaacaaaacaaagaaaagaaaagaaaagaagaaaaaaattatattcttttcttttgtctccTCTActtctctctcactttctGCTTTCAGAAATCATTAATATGCCGACGGTTTTACTGCTTCTGTCGAGCATCCATTGGCATTTTGCAACCACCCACTCATACGCAGTTTACCATCTGATTGACAATGAGAAATCTGTAAACATGCATGCACAAACACCATTATGATAGAACTCACCTTCATCATGaatattttttctaattaaaGTACGTTGTTTGCTTCCTGCGACCATTATTTTGATGACCAGATGGTCTTCTCACCCCAGGAGGAGTATTCAAACTCTAACTTTGACTTTGAGTGAGGAGATAAATGTTATCAAAGATATAAGTCGTTTACGCCAACGGTTCAGCTTAGTAGAAAAGGATCATGACTTGTAGAATATTGTAAGTGCGTGCGTGAGCGAGCATGCAGTATGCCTCTTGAGCATTTGAAAAGGGATGTGCTCAAATACAGTATTCGTATGAAGCAATTTCTTTTGGTCTCGGACATCATCAAGTTTTAGCTAAAGTCTAAAGTCATTGTCCTTCCCGatattattgttttgatttttgttcagGGTCACTTTTTTCTGCTCGTCATTTTGTATAAAATGCAAATTTAATTCCTTGGGCTGAATCTGAATAAAATTTGAGATGTACCAAGTCTTATTATTCTACCAACCTACTTGTAAGAAATATTCTCATACCTGTCTCTACTTCAATTCATAGAAAGGGGAGTATTTTCCTCGTAAAGATGTGCCCAAATAATGCAAGTACTTTGAAAGTTCTTGGAATATTTCATATGCAATGCTCAATTTGAATTGACCCTTATTACATATACAGCTAATATTCCTCTTGACAaatcatatacatatatagttAATATTCCTTGCCGCATTTTCCCCCTGACATAACCCATTTCTAATTTCAAGATAAATACATTTAATTTGGAGATACACATGCCACATGCAAAGTATCAAtagagcatatatatatataaacagtgTTGAGAAATGTGGGTTCTGCTGTTGGCTTAGTCAGTCTGATTCTTTCATTCCCTTGGGACAAAAAGGACACAACAAACCCAAGGCTTTCTACAAGTTTAATGGTTTTGCCCTCTGTATTTATCTTCACCTCTGGACGAATCAATGATCTTTGCAGGCATCCGTCAGGCCAATTGGTCAGGATAGTGAACATAACTCTTTACACTTAAGTTCGAATTCTCATTCCCACAGATcataataatttaaactatcacttatattataaaataaaaaaaaatcaatgatCTTTTATTAAAGATACACAATTGAATTAAATTAGGAAATTCTTGTTAcccaataaagaaaaaaggagggGATATCAGACAAATGAGTAATCATGGACATCTATCTGTTGTGTAAGCAGCATGTTGGACCAtccatcattttatttttgactGCTTGAATGAATGTTATAAACGTGAGGGCTCACCATCATCCGATATATCAAGACACTTTTGAGAGCACAAGATTTTCCAGGCCACAGGGGCTTGAGGCCCACACAAGGGTGGGCCCTACATCTTTCACATATAGGGGGCTAGCATAATTGGTATGAGTGCCTAGTACTTTAGATTTCTCCCCTAAATAGAAATAACACAAGCCAGAAAGAGGGTCcaatagaaaatataatacTGCagttacaaataaaaaatacatatgtatcaTCTCTTTTCGGATGAGGTAATTTAATGGGTGCTTCTACCTCAAGTTTTCtaaaatttctttaatatgATTTTGCATAAGTTCTAATTAGAAGGGGTGGTGGTGGTCCATCAAGTATACTGCTCATTTGCCTTGCTTATCAAGCAACCTTCTaatacctctctctcttctctctctcctctctctctgcaacaTTCATGGCAAAAGCATCATGATCAGCACTCCAGCTCAAAACCCATGTGAGAACCtatcatctttcttttttcttctctactattttttcattttctctcacTGCCATGAAGAAAAGATTTGGCTTTATTATGCCTCTTAACTATAATCTGTtatacaaaaccaaaaataaagtaaaaatttcTGGGACTGCAAAATTCCTGATTTCGTCTTTATCACTCAAAGTCTCTGCTGCCACGTATAAGTTCAAATatgtctctgttttttttttttttttttttttggttggggtTTTAAGAATTTAAATATCAACTTTATTGACATCCACCTTTTACCATGAAAATACCAaccattattttattataaacaagtaataaatatatatatacagatacTGTAATATTGTatcattcaaatttttttttccttttttttccaataaatatattagTACTATCTGAAAGATGGGTTCCTCTGCTTTAGTAACAGCTGTGAAGGCCGTTTCttgccttttgcttttgtaGTCAAGGCTCTAACAAAGGTGAGGGAGAGGCCTTGATGAGCTAGCTAGCTTTAGAAAAACCAACTtggttttctctctttctatcCTCTTCTTCTGTgtttgtgtatgtgtgtgtctgTGGTTCTGTCTGTCTCTgtgtgtttctctctctctctctctcccctaaaCCGCCTAGCTACATGCGCTGCTTAAATTAGCAAAGGCTTTAAGGCTTAAAGGTGGTATGTAGTAGTATAGGGGTATGAGAgcaacttttccttttttttctcactGCCCCTTCAGTTAAAGTAGAGAGGCAACTCTCAGCTCTGGTGTTTTCCATGGTTAAAGCAGGTTTATAGCTCAACCTCACTGCGAcagtttcctctttttctctcctatAGCTTcagcttcttctcctcctGCTCACTGATTTTCctcaataaaaatatatttgtattttctatCTTGGGTGCTTATTTTCTCATTTGggttttccaaaatttattcttttttcatattgGTTCCAGTTTCCGCCAAGGAAACAACTTTCCAATCTGCAAAACTTgtgtttatatttcttttcatataaagattttgtttttgatattttgttttcatacTTCATCAGCTTGATGAAGCTGTACTTCTTGCTTGAGAAAGGCTCTATAGtttgttcatattttgatCTTTCATCAAGTTCCTGAACCTATccaacaaatatatatcaatCAAATTccttgctttttattttttatttttgaagagTACCCTTTTGTGCACACAGTTGATATATCGATCGATAGATCTCAATCGAAGTTGTGTATGATTTCTGTATAGAGAGCAAGCAGCTGGGATATGAGCAGCAGGCTGTTTTACGAGGATGGTGACAATTTCATATGTAAGTTGATGAGTTTGAGAGAAAGAAGATAGCATCCAATCCTGGACGTTGAAAAGAGCAATGAATAAGAGTAATTTGGGGTCCATCAGAAGCTCTGATCTCATTGATGCCAAGCTTGAAGAGCATCAGATGTGTGGATCCAAGCAGTGCCCCGGTTGTGGACACAAACTCGAAGGAAAGCCGGTATGGATAATTATACTAATCCTATACTATTCTTATCTTCTACAAAAAGGATTTGGCATATGAAAGTGTTATGCTTCTTGTATATAAAATTTGATagtaattattttcaatacggagaaaaaaatttatatgaaaaaggttcatctttatcttttactttaatttgtttgttctCCTTTCTTGCtttaattcaatatttttacttGAAACTTATTACTAAATTAAATGGAGTTTGCTGCAGGATTGGTTAGGTCTACCAGCAGGAGTGAAATTTGATCCAACAGACCAAGAACTGATTGAACACCTTGAAGCAAAGGTAGAAGGCAAAGACACCAAGTCTCACcctttgattgatgagttCATCCCTACAATTGAAGGAGAAGATGGGATTTGTTACACCCATCCTGAAAAACTTCCAGGTGATGATCACTATTTGAaaattactctctctctctctctctctctctcagattaattaagttgaaattttatgaattgcaATTAGTTTGTTTCTTCCCATACACTGCTTCAGTTGGTTATGACTTAATTTGAAGAATCTCAATATTAATTGGGTGAAAGTTTGTCATACCTAAGTCAACCtaactttgattttgattgcTTGACCACATTATTTCTTGCAACAGGAGTCACAAGAGATGGCTTGAGCAGGCACTTCTTCCACAGACCTTCGAAAGCTTACACAACTGggacaagaaaaagaagaaaaatccaaaccgAATGTGACTTGCAAGGAGGGGAAACAAGGTGGCACAAGACAGGCAAGACCAGGCCAGTCATGGTGAATGGCAAACAAAAAGGGTGCAAGAAAATCCTGGTCCTCTACACCAACTTTGGGAAAAATCGAAAACCCGAAAAGACGAATTGGGTGATGCACCAATACCATCTTGGGCAGCatgaggaagagaaagaaggagaGCTTGTGGTGTCAAAGATATTCTATCAGACACAGCCCAGGCAATGCAACTGGTCTGATAGAGCAAGCGCAACTACTGGTGAAGGAAGCAGTGATATTGTGCCTGCTAATAGCAGACGAGATAGTGGCAGTGGGAGTTGTtcttctaaagaaataataccACCCcattctcattctcattctcattctcaTAGAGAGCATGACCAAATGTCTGCAGTAGCATCTGGGGTTGCAGCTGCTGCTCCTATTTCAAGTTACAGTGCCATGGACATTCATCAGTTGAAATCAGACCACTTCAGCTTTGCCCCATTCAGAAAAAGCTTTGATGAGgtgattattttaattttcatattcatatatacacacacactcacacttatatttttaatttcattttatttaaatttccaTGCaacttatatttttaaatcaaaCACTTATAAacatcattttgttttttacgtTAATCTTTTCCAACAATTTAATTAGTCATATATTATGTAAATATATGTTGCTATCAAAAAGGTTTCAATGTTGTTAACTATTTTCCTCTCAAACCCATTGCTTGCATTTGTGGCATTACAAATTTCACGGACCTCTCTTGATTATCACTGTCATCTAACTAAAAACCAGTTTACCCACCAAAAGGGTAGCACTCGTAAACAAATTACATACatatagaaattaaaacaataaaagaaaaaagggaagtGATCAATTAACAGTGGTTGATAAAAAAATAGACATGGTAGCGAATTTGTTCATGGGGTGTCCATTTGCAGGTGGGGATAGGAGGAGAGGCTTCAACAGCAAGGGAAGGACCGGCATCCGGCACGTGCGAAGAGATGAGAGGGGAGCACCACCACCAGAGATCAGTACCACagcctcatcatcatcatcatcatcatcatatggCCCATGAAGTAGTACCTGATCACCATCAGCATGATCAACatcaacaacagcagcagcaactaCATCATCAACAAATTGCTACAGCTTTCCACATCAGCCGTCCTTCACATCCCATTTCCACCATCATCTCTCCACCTCCTC
Proteins encoded in this region:
- the LOC18771576 gene encoding protein BEARSKIN2; the protein is MNKSNLGSIRSSDLIDAKLEEHQMCGSKQCPGCGHKLEGKPDWLGLPAGVKFDPTDQELIEHLEAKVEGKDTKSHPLIDEFIPTIEGEDGICYTHPEKLPGVTRDGLSRHFFHRPSKAYTTGTRKRRKIQTECDLQGGETRWHKTGKTRPVMVNGKQKGCKKILVLYTNFGKNRKPEKTNWVMHQYHLGQHEEEKEGELVVSKIFYQTQPRQCNWSDRASATTGEGSSDIVPANSRRDSGSGSCSSKEIIPPHSHSHSHSHREHDQMSAVASGVAAAAPISSYSAMDIHQLKSDHFSFAPFRKSFDEVGIGGEASTAREGPASGTCEEMRGEHHHQRSVPQPHHHHHHHHMAHEVVPDHHQHDQHQQQQQQLHHQQIATAFHISRPSHPISTIISPPPLHHTSIILDQDSYSRIMLQNENFQAQQQHQQQQQQQQQHHKIGARSASGLEELIMGCTSSSNVKEESSMPNPQEAEWMKYSSFWPDPDNPDHHG